Proteins encoded in a region of the Chelonoidis abingdonii isolate Lonesome George chromosome 2, CheloAbing_2.0, whole genome shotgun sequence genome:
- the LOC116837082 gene encoding glyoxylate/hydroxypyruvate reductase B-like isoform X1 — translation MDPKWSYWTGPNSTDEAGVSAPQTKRELPVLLVNEVGGVRGVLEAHVEFLKKYFHLITMKEFLKNKTHWSKKVQAIYLWWHKPIIDRELLESLPDLKVIANSGVGMDHLDLKLISNFGVKMANTPHAVSSSTADTGMALLLASARRVVEGCQIAVSPDTECFAADWLGDEVTGATLGIIGMGRIGYKIALRAKAFEMKILYHNRNRRTEEEEQAVGAIYCTKIEDLLQQSDFVMLVVSLTPQTHKLIGKRELELMKPTATLINIGRESILLFNPGPVVDQEALVEALQTGIIKAAALDVTYPEPLPRDHPLLKLKNILITPHLGIRTDETTRMITEEAVANILAALNGLPIPNEVFP, via the exons ATGGATCCCAAGTGGAGCTACTGGACTGGTCCAAATAGCACTGACGAAGCAGGAGTAAGTGCGCCCCAAACCAAG CGAGAGCTGCCTGTGCTTTTGGTTAATGAGGTGGGCGGTGTACGTGGTGTGCTGGAGGCTCATGTGGAATTTTTGAAGAAATACTTTCACCTGATCACCATGAAGGaatttctcaaaaacaaaacacattggAGCAAAAAGGTACAAGCTATTTATTTGTGGTGGCACAAACCAATCATTGACCGGGAACTCCTTGAGAGCCTGCCTGACTTGAAGGTGATTGCAAATTCAGGTgtaggaatggatcacttggatCTGAAACTAATCTCTAACTTTGGAGTGAAAATGGCTAATACTCCACATGCTGTTTCCAGCTCCACAGCAGACACTGGAATGGCTTTGCTGCTGGCATCTGCTAGAAGAGTGGTGGAAG gCTGTCAGATTGCAGTTTCCCCAGACACTGAGTGTTTTGCTGCTGACTGGCTGGGAGATGAAGTCACTGGGGCTACTCTTGGTATCATTGGAATGGGCAGAATTGGGTATAAGATTGCACTGAGGGCCAaagcttttgaaatgaaaattctgtATCACAACAGGAACCGGAG AActgaggaagaggaacaggctgttGGTGCCATTTATTGTACAAAGATAGAAGACTTGCTCCAGCAGTCAGATTTCGTGATGCTGGTCGTGAGCCTGACACCACAGACACACAAACTGATTGGGAAAAGGGAGTTAGAGTTGATGAAACCCACTGCTACTCTCATTAACATCGGCAGAG AAAGTATACTGTTATTCAACCCAGGTCCAGTAGTAGACCAAGAGGCACTGGTGGAAGCTCTTCAGACTGGGATTATCAAGGCTGCAGCTTTGGATGTCACTTACCCTGAACCACTGCCCAG AGATCATCCATTATTAAAACTAAAGAACATTCTTATAACTCCTCACCTTGGCATTAGAACAGACGAGACCACTCGCATGATAACGGAGGAAGCAGTTGCAAATATACTGGCAGCTCTTAATGGTCTCCCTATCCCCAATGAAGTGTTTCCCTAG
- the LOC116837082 gene encoding glyoxylate/hydroxypyruvate reductase B-like isoform X2, whose protein sequence is MDPKWSYWTGPNSTDEAGVSAPQTKRELPVLLVNEVGGVRGVLEAHVEFLKKYFHLITMKEFLKNKTHWSKKVQAIYLWWHKPIIDRELLESLPDLKVIANSGVGMDHLDLKLISNFGVKMANTPHAVSSSTADTGMALLLASARRVVEGCQIAVSPDTECFAADWLGDEVTGATLGIIGMGRIGYKIALRAKAFEMKILYHNRNRRTEEEEQAVGAIYCTKIEDLLQQSDFVMLVVSLTPQTHKLIGKRELELMKPTATLINIGRGPVVDQEALVEALQTGIIKAAALDVTYPEPLPRDHPLLKLKNILITPHLGIRTDETTRMITEEAVANILAALNGLPIPNEVFP, encoded by the exons ATGGATCCCAAGTGGAGCTACTGGACTGGTCCAAATAGCACTGACGAAGCAGGAGTAAGTGCGCCCCAAACCAAG CGAGAGCTGCCTGTGCTTTTGGTTAATGAGGTGGGCGGTGTACGTGGTGTGCTGGAGGCTCATGTGGAATTTTTGAAGAAATACTTTCACCTGATCACCATGAAGGaatttctcaaaaacaaaacacattggAGCAAAAAGGTACAAGCTATTTATTTGTGGTGGCACAAACCAATCATTGACCGGGAACTCCTTGAGAGCCTGCCTGACTTGAAGGTGATTGCAAATTCAGGTgtaggaatggatcacttggatCTGAAACTAATCTCTAACTTTGGAGTGAAAATGGCTAATACTCCACATGCTGTTTCCAGCTCCACAGCAGACACTGGAATGGCTTTGCTGCTGGCATCTGCTAGAAGAGTGGTGGAAG gCTGTCAGATTGCAGTTTCCCCAGACACTGAGTGTTTTGCTGCTGACTGGCTGGGAGATGAAGTCACTGGGGCTACTCTTGGTATCATTGGAATGGGCAGAATTGGGTATAAGATTGCACTGAGGGCCAaagcttttgaaatgaaaattctgtATCACAACAGGAACCGGAG AActgaggaagaggaacaggctgttGGTGCCATTTATTGTACAAAGATAGAAGACTTGCTCCAGCAGTCAGATTTCGTGATGCTGGTCGTGAGCCTGACACCACAGACACACAAACTGATTGGGAAAAGGGAGTTAGAGTTGATGAAACCCACTGCTACTCTCATTAACATCGGCAGAG GTCCAGTAGTAGACCAAGAGGCACTGGTGGAAGCTCTTCAGACTGGGATTATCAAGGCTGCAGCTTTGGATGTCACTTACCCTGAACCACTGCCCAG AGATCATCCATTATTAAAACTAAAGAACATTCTTATAACTCCTCACCTTGGCATTAGAACAGACGAGACCACTCGCATGATAACGGAGGAAGCAGTTGCAAATATACTGGCAGCTCTTAATGGTCTCCCTATCCCCAATGAAGTGTTTCCCTAG